In the Elioraea tepida genome, one interval contains:
- the terL gene encoding phage terminase large subunit produces MTTGSDAADAIERTPFPHFLWIWNRLNNQGTPAHHRRIARWLNLRREKGDTRLLLTCFRGAGKSTVVGLYCAWLLACDPTLRLLVLSAETALATKMVRSVRQIIRRHPLCRHIRPRAPTEWAADRFTVHRPGAGRDPSMLARGIGANITGSRADVVIVDDVEVPNTADTAAKREELRARLAEIEFVLVPGGTTLFIGTPHAEDSIYADRGRDGAEPYLAGFHRLRIPLLDEAGASAWPERFTPERIALMRRRVGPRAFAAQMQLEPQPPEDARLDPAQMVRYDAELSLTMGNGGMLLRLGETRLVSASCFWDPAFGAPERGDHSVLAAVFTDADGNHYLHRVVYLTHDPKGGEDAATQLCRQVALIARELHLPSVTVENNGIGRFLPGLLRAEMARARVPCAVAERTSTRSKSERILGALEPVLAARRLWAHRSVLEGRFAAEMREWRPGAKGGHDDALDAVAGCLLAEPVRLPRAAPAGRQAWRGGSFGADTGFTP; encoded by the coding sequence ATGACGACCGGGTCGGACGCGGCTGACGCGATCGAACGCACGCCGTTCCCGCATTTCCTCTGGATCTGGAACCGGTTGAACAATCAGGGCACGCCGGCGCATCACCGGCGGATCGCGCGCTGGCTCAACCTGCGCCGCGAGAAGGGAGACACGCGGCTTCTGCTGACGTGCTTCCGCGGCGCGGGGAAGTCGACCGTCGTCGGCCTCTACTGCGCGTGGCTGCTCGCCTGCGACCCGACGCTGCGCCTCCTCGTTCTTTCGGCCGAGACGGCACTCGCGACGAAGATGGTCCGCAGCGTTCGGCAGATCATCCGTCGCCATCCGCTCTGCCGCCACATCCGCCCGCGCGCGCCGACCGAATGGGCGGCCGATCGCTTCACCGTCCACCGCCCGGGGGCGGGACGCGACCCCTCGATGCTCGCGCGCGGCATCGGCGCCAACATCACCGGCAGCCGGGCCGATGTCGTGATCGTCGACGACGTCGAGGTGCCGAACACCGCCGACACGGCAGCGAAACGGGAGGAGCTGCGCGCGCGGCTCGCTGAGATCGAGTTCGTGCTCGTCCCGGGCGGCACCACGCTGTTCATCGGCACGCCGCATGCCGAGGACAGCATCTACGCCGACCGCGGCCGCGACGGCGCCGAGCCCTATCTCGCCGGCTTCCATCGCCTCAGGATTCCGCTGCTCGACGAGGCGGGCGCCTCGGCCTGGCCGGAACGGTTCACGCCCGAGCGGATCGCGCTGATGCGCCGCCGCGTCGGCCCGCGCGCCTTCGCCGCCCAGATGCAACTTGAGCCGCAGCCGCCCGAGGATGCACGGCTCGACCCCGCGCAGATGGTCCGCTACGACGCCGAGCTCTCGCTGACGATGGGAAATGGCGGGATGCTGCTGAGGCTCGGCGAGACCCGGCTCGTCTCCGCGAGCTGCTTCTGGGACCCCGCCTTCGGCGCCCCCGAGCGGGGCGACCATTCGGTTCTCGCCGCCGTCTTCACCGACGCCGACGGCAACCACTACCTGCACCGGGTCGTCTACCTCACCCACGACCCAAAGGGCGGAGAGGACGCCGCGACCCAGCTCTGCCGCCAGGTGGCGCTGATCGCGCGCGAGCTGCACCTCCCCTCGGTGACGGTCGAGAACAACGGCATCGGCCGCTTCCTGCCCGGGCTCTTGCGCGCCGAGATGGCGCGGGCGCGCGTGCCCTGCGCGGTCGCCGAGCGGACGAGCACGCGGTCGAAGTCCGAGCGCATCCTCGGCGCGCTCGAGCCGGTGCTTGCCGCCCGCCGCCTCTGGGCGCACCGCTCCGTGCTCGAGGGGCGGTTCGCCGCCGAGATGCGTGAGTGGCGCCCGGGCGCCAAGGGAGGCCACGACGATGCGCTCGATGCGGTCGCCGGCTGCCTGCTCGCCGAGCCGGTGCGGCTGCCGCGCGCGGCCCCGGCCGGGCGTCAGGCCTGGCGCGGCGGCAGCTTCGGCGCCGACACCGGGTTCACGCCGTGA
- a CDS encoding glycosyl hydrolase family 28-related protein, whose protein sequence is MGDHITIGAASPRIQYLASGTDTVFTYPFPIFRPSDIAVYLGEERLYEGFSVTGAGRSGGGTVVFDMPPPAGTVVTLRRLLTLGRVTDFQENGELRAAVLNDELDVQAAALQQVAEEAARALRFAPFDTAPEPVLPSRAARANRLIGFDSAGVLSLYPATGGGEVSGTFLQAGAGAVPRPVTEKLAETLSVRDFGAAGDGLTDDRAALEAAFAAAATGGRIVLIPEGDFLVSGPVALPAAAAGLVMRGRILYAGSSPAAVLTLGSGGPGAVQGRLWQGIRVVRTVPSDWSSEDDIGVLLRTPSDCSIEIAEASGFTIGVQVLAESAAATGTTLTLGRIANNRIGLDLRSGDSAGALSTLRVVGGRFVVAASVNPSLERFGVRVSAPPGANRAPSGLVFDSPFFALGAGSAAGIPFLVETDGRSLVARDIRLSGPGSIVARHTGSAEDHLYDVAAATVPGPLAVEYGVGAGRAGAAVVSRQAAIPSLALSRPVATIANLRASAFRWSATQTGFDQLACIDGTAAAPATLAAAARPGLDGYTLGPRGVTLGPGRGLGFVVRTGACRNFALALDGDPVRLVVFCFDASGALLTDAAGVLVRLSTGAITYDAARGWWVSAAELNEATGTALPAIWLSPLVATALIGVVRGAANAELRGLRLTADPRHAPSLLFGLPGLPHGKRELVAETSWDPPALVPNASAVQTVTVPGAAIGDHVTVGFGVASADVLFFGTVFAADTVAVMAWNRSAFTIDLPSGTLRLRVIKT, encoded by the coding sequence ATGGGCGACCACATCACGATCGGCGCCGCGTCCCCGCGGATCCAGTATCTCGCGAGCGGAACGGACACGGTCTTCACTTATCCCTTCCCGATCTTCCGGCCCTCGGACATCGCGGTCTATCTGGGCGAGGAGCGGCTCTACGAGGGCTTCTCCGTCACAGGCGCGGGACGGTCCGGGGGCGGAACGGTCGTGTTCGACATGCCCCCTCCGGCGGGCACCGTGGTCACGCTCCGGCGCCTGCTCACGCTTGGGCGCGTGACCGACTTCCAGGAAAATGGCGAGCTGCGCGCCGCGGTGCTGAACGACGAGCTCGACGTCCAGGCGGCGGCGCTGCAGCAGGTGGCGGAGGAGGCCGCGCGCGCGCTCCGCTTCGCGCCTTTCGACACCGCGCCCGAGCCGGTGCTGCCGTCGCGCGCGGCGCGGGCGAACCGGCTGATCGGCTTCGACAGCGCGGGCGTGCTCTCGCTCTACCCGGCGACGGGGGGCGGCGAGGTCTCCGGCACCTTCCTGCAGGCCGGCGCCGGCGCGGTGCCGCGCCCCGTGACGGAAAAGCTCGCCGAGACTCTGTCGGTGCGCGATTTCGGCGCGGCAGGGGACGGCCTGACCGACGATCGCGCGGCGCTCGAGGCTGCCTTCGCTGCCGCCGCGACCGGCGGCAGGATCGTGCTGATCCCGGAGGGTGATTTCCTCGTCTCCGGCCCCGTGGCGCTGCCTGCGGCGGCGGCCGGCCTCGTCATGCGGGGCAGGATCCTCTACGCGGGTTCGTCGCCGGCGGCCGTGCTGACGCTCGGCAGCGGCGGCCCGGGGGCGGTCCAGGGCAGGCTGTGGCAGGGCATACGCGTCGTCCGCACCGTGCCATCCGACTGGTCGAGCGAGGACGACATCGGCGTTCTGCTGCGCACGCCGAGCGACTGCTCGATCGAGATCGCGGAGGCCTCGGGCTTTACGATCGGCGTGCAGGTGCTTGCGGAGAGTGCAGCGGCGACCGGCACGACGCTCACGCTGGGGCGGATCGCCAACAACCGGATCGGGCTTGATCTCCGCAGCGGCGACAGTGCGGGCGCGCTCTCCACCCTGCGGGTCGTCGGCGGCCGTTTCGTCGTCGCCGCGAGCGTCAACCCCTCGCTCGAGCGCTTCGGCGTGCGCGTCTCGGCACCTCCCGGCGCGAACCGCGCGCCGAGCGGGCTCGTGTTCGACTCGCCCTTCTTCGCGCTCGGCGCCGGCAGCGCCGCCGGCATTCCGTTCCTCGTCGAGACCGACGGCCGGTCGCTTGTGGCGCGCGACATCCGCCTCTCCGGCCCGGGCAGCATCGTCGCCCGCCATACCGGCTCGGCCGAAGACCATCTCTACGACGTCGCCGCGGCGACCGTGCCCGGCCCCCTCGCGGTCGAGTACGGCGTCGGCGCCGGGCGCGCTGGCGCGGCGGTCGTCTCACGCCAGGCAGCCATCCCGTCGCTCGCCCTGAGCCGGCCGGTCGCGACGATCGCCAATCTCCGCGCGTCGGCCTTCCGCTGGTCGGCCACCCAGACGGGGTTCGACCAGCTCGCCTGCATCGACGGCACCGCCGCCGCACCGGCCACACTCGCCGCCGCCGCACGCCCGGGCCTTGATGGCTACACGCTCGGGCCCCGCGGCGTGACCCTCGGCCCGGGCCGCGGCCTCGGCTTCGTGGTTCGAACCGGCGCCTGCCGGAATTTCGCGCTCGCGCTGGACGGCGATCCGGTCCGCCTCGTCGTGTTCTGTTTCGATGCGTCCGGCGCGCTTCTGACCGACGCCGCCGGCGTGCTCGTCCGGCTCTCGACCGGGGCGATCACCTACGACGCAGCGCGCGGCTGGTGGGTGTCGGCGGCGGAGCTCAACGAGGCGACGGGAACCGCGCTGCCGGCGATCTGGCTCTCCCCGCTGGTCGCGACGGCGCTGATCGGGGTCGTTCGCGGCGCGGCGAACGCGGAGCTGCGCGGGCTGAGGCTGACTGCCGATCCGCGCCACGCGCCGTCGCTTCTGTTCGGCCTGCCCGGCCTGCCGCACGGCAAGCGGGAGCTCGTTGCCGAAACGAGCTGGGACCCGCCCGCGCTCGTGCCCAATGCCTCCGCCGTGCAGACGGTCACGGTGCCCGGCGCCGCGATCGGTGACCATGTCACGGTCGGCTTCGGCGTCGCCTCCGCCGACGTGCTCTTCTTCGGCACCGTCTTCGCAGCGGACACGGTCGCGGTCATGGCGTGGAACCGCTCCGCCTTCACCATCGACCTACCCTCGGGCACGCTCCGGCTCCGCGTGATCAAGACGTGA
- a CDS encoding phage capsid protein — translation MATSIEQSFVKQFQTEVHEAYQRLGSKLRPTVRSKTGVKGASTVFQKVGKGIAGTKARHGAVPVMNVDHTPVECFLADYYAGDWVDKLDELKINHDERQVTANAGAYALGRKTDDLIIAAMNGATREATGTAPGTTDDDGLTKAKILLAFEMLGAADVPDDGQRFAVVGWKQWSELLNIQEFANADYVGPDELPWKGTQAKRWLGTLWIPHSGLTRQGNLRFCYWYHRTAIGHAVGAEVQTDITWHGERAAWFVNNMMSQGATLIDPDGIVRLRCREA, via the coding sequence GTGGCCACCTCGATCGAACAGTCCTTCGTCAAGCAGTTCCAGACGGAGGTGCACGAGGCCTATCAGCGCCTCGGCTCGAAGCTCCGCCCCACCGTGCGGTCGAAGACCGGCGTGAAGGGCGCGTCCACCGTGTTCCAGAAGGTCGGCAAGGGAATCGCCGGCACGAAGGCGCGGCACGGCGCGGTGCCGGTGATGAATGTCGACCACACGCCGGTCGAGTGCTTCCTCGCCGACTATTACGCCGGCGACTGGGTCGACAAGCTCGATGAGCTCAAGATCAACCACGACGAGCGGCAGGTGACGGCGAACGCCGGCGCCTATGCGCTCGGCCGCAAGACCGACGACCTGATCATCGCGGCGATGAACGGCGCCACCCGGGAGGCGACCGGCACCGCCCCCGGCACCACCGACGACGACGGGCTCACCAAGGCCAAGATCCTGCTCGCCTTCGAGATGCTCGGCGCCGCCGACGTTCCCGATGACGGGCAGCGCTTCGCCGTCGTCGGCTGGAAGCAGTGGTCGGAGCTGCTCAACATCCAGGAGTTCGCCAATGCCGACTACGTCGGGCCTGACGAGCTGCCCTGGAAGGGCACCCAGGCCAAGCGCTGGCTCGGCACGCTCTGGATCCCGCACAGCGGGCTCACCCGCCAGGGCAATCTCCGCTTCTGCTACTGGTACCACCGCACCGCCATCGGCCATGCGGTGGGCGCGGAGGTGCAGACCGACATCACCTGGCACGGCGAGCGCGCCGCCTGGTTCGTCAACAACATGATGAGCCAGGGCGCGACCCTGATCGACCCGGACGGCATCGTCCGGCTGCGCTGCCGCGAGGCGTGA
- a CDS encoding capsid assembly protein has protein sequence MPDNLLEITLEDDAAPKPKGSRPADVPEKFWDEAAGEIRLEALLKSYRELERKLSRMVTVPGDDADEEERFRFFRAIGVPDTPDAYRIEPRHPLVTSDPEVNARLHKAGFTPAQVQLVYDLAAERLLPLIAEAAQMFEAERELDKLRAHFGGEERWQRAAKQLSAWGRANLPPAVFEALSSTASGVLALKAMMEKGEPTLIAKSEAEDTVTEEELRQMMRDPRYWRKRDPDFVARVTEGFRRLFPGEA, from the coding sequence ATGCCCGACAACCTGCTTGAGATCACGCTCGAGGACGACGCCGCACCGAAGCCGAAGGGCAGCCGGCCGGCGGACGTTCCGGAGAAGTTCTGGGACGAGGCTGCCGGCGAGATCCGCCTCGAAGCGCTGCTCAAGTCCTACCGCGAGCTCGAGCGCAAGCTCTCGCGCATGGTCACCGTTCCGGGGGACGATGCCGACGAGGAAGAACGGTTCCGCTTCTTCCGCGCCATCGGCGTTCCGGACACGCCCGACGCCTACCGGATCGAGCCGCGCCACCCGCTCGTCACCTCCGATCCCGAGGTCAACGCGCGGCTGCACAAGGCGGGGTTCACGCCCGCTCAGGTGCAGCTCGTCTACGACCTCGCCGCCGAGCGGCTCCTGCCCCTGATCGCCGAGGCGGCGCAGATGTTCGAGGCCGAGCGCGAGCTCGACAAGCTGCGGGCGCATTTCGGCGGCGAGGAGCGCTGGCAGCGCGCCGCGAAGCAGCTCTCGGCCTGGGGGCGCGCCAACCTGCCGCCTGCCGTGTTCGAGGCCCTCTCCTCCACCGCCTCGGGCGTGCTCGCGCTCAAGGCGATGATGGAGAAGGGCGAGCCGACACTGATCGCAAAGAGCGAGGCCGAGGACACGGTCACCGAGGAGGAGCTGCGCCAGATGATGCGCGACCCGCGCTACTGGCGCAAACGCGACCCCGACTTCGTCGCCCGCGTGACGGAGGGGTTCCGACGGCTCTTCCCCGGCGAGGCCTGA
- a CDS encoding portal protein yields MSTTARQGRPPGAAPGLDPEALLARHRRALARRRPWEATWKECYDLALPGRATDATPTLYDGTAADAAEQLAASLLAELTPPWTRWFGFTPGRGTANGKADPAGKEAAMLEHAAEALHGELARSNFTVEMHQCFLDLVVAGTACLAVEEAAPGEPSALRFAAVPLAEVALEEGPEHRLDTVFRTSSLTLAEILGRFGGVALPRGLAEAPGDEPRRHRVVEAVIPSTRGYDYAAILAADGEAPVVLAEGRFATSPFIAFRWMKAPGETYGRSPVMKALPDIRTANKVVELVLKNASIAVTGIWQADDDGVLNPANIRLVPGAIIPKAVGSSGLTPLAAPGRFDVSQLVLDDLRARIRHALLADRLGPVQGARMTATEVLERSAEMVRILGATFGRLQAELLQPLLARCLAVLRRRGIVPPVALDGQAAVLVMRSPIAQAQARADAQGVLMWLEVVRALGPDAAHTADAAAASRWLARLLGVPADLVISADEAAALAADPLAP; encoded by the coding sequence ATGAGCACCACCGCACGACAGGGCCGACCCCCGGGCGCTGCGCCCGGGCTCGACCCGGAGGCTCTGCTCGCCCGGCACCGCCGCGCCCTCGCGCGACGCAGGCCTTGGGAGGCCACCTGGAAGGAGTGCTACGACCTCGCCCTTCCCGGCCGCGCCACCGACGCCACGCCCACCCTCTATGACGGCACGGCCGCCGATGCCGCCGAGCAGCTCGCCGCCTCGCTTCTCGCCGAGCTGACGCCGCCCTGGACGCGCTGGTTCGGCTTCACCCCCGGACGCGGCACGGCGAACGGCAAGGCCGACCCGGCTGGGAAGGAGGCGGCGATGCTCGAGCACGCCGCCGAGGCGCTGCACGGGGAACTCGCGCGCTCGAACTTCACGGTCGAAATGCACCAGTGCTTCCTCGACCTCGTGGTCGCCGGCACCGCCTGCCTCGCCGTCGAGGAGGCCGCCCCGGGCGAGCCCTCGGCGCTTCGCTTTGCCGCCGTGCCGCTCGCCGAGGTGGCGCTCGAGGAAGGCCCCGAGCACCGTCTTGACACGGTGTTCCGAACCTCGTCGCTGACCCTTGCCGAGATCCTCGGCCGTTTCGGCGGCGTAGCACTGCCGCGCGGGCTTGCCGAGGCGCCGGGCGACGAGCCGCGGCGGCACCGGGTCGTCGAGGCCGTCATCCCCTCGACGCGCGGCTACGACTACGCCGCCATCCTCGCCGCCGACGGCGAGGCGCCGGTGGTCCTCGCCGAGGGACGCTTCGCCACCTCCCCCTTCATCGCTTTCCGCTGGATGAAGGCGCCGGGCGAGACCTACGGCCGAAGCCCGGTGATGAAGGCGCTGCCCGACATCCGAACCGCCAACAAGGTGGTGGAGCTCGTGCTCAAGAACGCCTCGATCGCGGTGACCGGGATCTGGCAGGCCGACGACGACGGCGTGCTGAACCCGGCCAATATCCGCCTCGTTCCGGGGGCGATCATCCCGAAGGCCGTCGGCTCCTCGGGGCTGACGCCGCTCGCCGCCCCGGGCCGGTTCGACGTCAGCCAGCTCGTGCTCGACGATTTGCGCGCGCGCATACGCCACGCCCTGCTCGCCGACCGGCTCGGCCCCGTCCAGGGAGCGCGGATGACGGCGACCGAGGTGCTCGAGCGCTCGGCCGAGATGGTGCGCATCCTCGGCGCAACCTTCGGGCGCCTGCAGGCGGAGCTCCTGCAGCCGCTGCTCGCGCGCTGCCTTGCGGTTCTGCGCCGGCGGGGGATCGTTCCGCCCGTGGCGCTCGACGGCCAGGCGGCGGTGCTCGTGATGCGATCCCCGATCGCCCAGGCGCAGGCCCGCGCCGACGCCCAAGGCGTGCTGATGTGGCTCGAGGTGGTGCGGGCTCTCGGGCCCGACGCCGCGCACACCGCCGACGCCGCCGCCGCCTCACGCTGGCTCGCCCGGCTGCTCGGCGTGCCGGCGGACCTCGTGATCAGCGCCGACGAAGCGGCGGCGCTCGCCGCCGACCCCCTCGCCCCCTGA
- a CDS encoding S24 family peptidase → MRHEDIWRAIDALAAEHGLTPSGLARKAGLDPTTFNRSKRVTGAGKPRWPSTESVAKVLDAVGAPLERLTELITGNPAAPRRAAAAAPRRIPLIGLAQAGAEGYFDDAGYPVGGAWDEIELPAIADPHAYALEISGDSMEPVYRDGDIVIVSPAAPTRRGDRVCVRTTDGEVMAKELVRRSARRIELASLNPAFPGRSFDIDEISWIARIIWASQ, encoded by the coding sequence ATGCGGCACGAGGATATCTGGCGCGCGATCGACGCGCTCGCCGCCGAGCATGGCCTGACCCCCTCAGGCCTCGCCCGGAAGGCAGGGCTCGACCCCACCACCTTCAACCGCTCGAAGCGGGTCACGGGGGCGGGCAAGCCGCGCTGGCCCTCGACCGAGAGCGTGGCCAAGGTGCTCGATGCCGTCGGCGCTCCGCTCGAGCGCCTGACCGAGCTGATCACCGGCAACCCGGCCGCCCCGCGCCGCGCCGCCGCCGCCGCGCCACGGCGCATCCCGCTGATCGGCCTCGCCCAGGCCGGAGCGGAAGGCTATTTCGACGACGCTGGCTACCCGGTCGGCGGGGCCTGGGACGAGATCGAGCTTCCCGCGATCGCCGACCCGCACGCCTATGCGCTCGAGATCTCGGGCGACTCGATGGAGCCGGTCTACCGTGATGGGGACATCGTCATCGTCTCGCCCGCGGCGCCGACCCGGCGGGGCGATCGCGTCTGCGTCCGCACGACCGACGGCGAGGTCATGGCCAAGGAACTCGTCCGTCGCTCCGCCCGGCGGATCGAGCTCGCCTCGCTGAACCCGGCCTTCCCGGGCCGAAGCTTCGACATCGACGAGATCTCCTGGATCGCCCGGATCATCTGGGCGAGCCAGTAG
- a CDS encoding phosphatidylglycerol lysyltransferase domain-containing protein, with protein MSRVRSLARHLPAALGVALVVGALWVVQRELAALRLADVLAAMDAIPEPSILLAFALTVVAYLVLTAYDTLGTRFVGHPLPYGRIAFASFTAYALAHNIGFATLSGAAIRYRLYVLWGMSPLQIAGVVAFTSLTFVLGGLTLGGLVLLAVPHAIPGFGGWVPTPVMAAVGLVMLGLVLGYALVGLVRREPIVLFRTAIPLPGPRMAAAQVLLATVDVALTAGIFYVLLPDAPGLTLLVFLAVYVTAYTAAMASHVPGGIGVFDGTMLVGLAPHLDAATIVGALLVFRLLYHILPLFLAGGLFAANEVLIRRVAVSRALVQASRWGEPFVVPVLAAAVTLAGLMMLFLGSLPPVEATVALAARGLAEPAAPLVQLSHFAASVIGAGLLVVAWGLWRRVTIAWAMVLALLLLGATTAAAKGHGLVAPLLLVGIAAAVAPFRRSFYRDTRLVREPFTASWLAAVASLAACAITLALFAHLRRDRSDETWLSVVLAADTPWSLRATIGLGVALLVFALWRLLRPARIEVHPLDPATRARLAALGHAAPVAREADGVVFGEAGKAAIAFRRLPGIWLGLGDPAGDEHDRISAIWRFRDLCDQEGVDPAFWRVGPDLLHVYGDIGLTAFPLTESDRLAEETEGDTPPAEHYMVCKAERDLLRLLPLVPALARGGRAEPAPVG; from the coding sequence ATGAGCCGCGTCCGGTCGCTTGCGCGCCATCTTCCCGCGGCGCTCGGGGTCGCGCTCGTCGTCGGCGCGCTCTGGGTGGTGCAGCGCGAGCTCGCCGCGCTCAGGCTCGCCGACGTGCTCGCGGCGATGGACGCGATACCTGAGCCGTCGATCCTCCTCGCCTTCGCGCTCACGGTGGTCGCCTATCTCGTTCTGACCGCCTACGACACGCTGGGGACGCGCTTCGTCGGCCATCCGCTCCCCTATGGCCGGATCGCCTTCGCCTCGTTCACGGCCTACGCGCTCGCGCACAACATCGGCTTCGCCACGCTCTCGGGCGCAGCGATCCGCTACCGTCTCTATGTGCTCTGGGGCATGTCACCGTTGCAGATCGCGGGTGTGGTCGCGTTCACGAGCCTCACCTTCGTGCTCGGCGGGCTCACCTTGGGCGGACTCGTGCTGCTTGCCGTGCCGCACGCCATCCCGGGCTTCGGAGGGTGGGTGCCGACACCGGTGATGGCGGCGGTCGGCCTCGTCATGCTCGGCCTCGTGCTCGGCTATGCGCTCGTGGGGCTCGTCCGCCGTGAGCCGATCGTTCTCTTCCGAACCGCCATTCCCCTGCCCGGGCCGCGCATGGCGGCCGCACAGGTTCTGCTCGCGACCGTCGATGTCGCGCTGACGGCGGGGATCTTCTACGTGCTCCTGCCGGACGCGCCCGGCCTCACCCTCCTCGTCTTCCTCGCGGTCTATGTCACCGCCTACACCGCGGCGATGGCGAGCCATGTGCCGGGCGGGATCGGCGTGTTCGACGGCACGATGCTCGTCGGGCTTGCGCCCCATCTCGATGCCGCGACCATCGTCGGCGCCCTGCTCGTCTTCCGGCTGCTCTACCACATCCTGCCGCTGTTCCTCGCGGGCGGGCTGTTCGCGGCGAACGAGGTCCTGATCCGACGCGTTGCGGTGTCGCGGGCGCTTGTGCAGGCCTCGCGCTGGGGCGAGCCCTTCGTCGTGCCCGTGCTCGCGGCCGCCGTGACGCTTGCGGGGCTGATGATGCTCTTCCTCGGCTCGCTGCCACCTGTTGAGGCGACGGTGGCGCTCGCCGCGCGCGGGCTCGCCGAGCCGGCCGCGCCGCTCGTGCAGCTGTCGCACTTCGCCGCGAGCGTGATCGGTGCGGGGCTGCTCGTGGTCGCTTGGGGGCTGTGGCGACGCGTCACGATCGCCTGGGCGATGGTGCTCGCGCTGCTTCTGCTCGGGGCGACGACGGCGGCGGCAAAGGGGCACGGGCTTGTCGCACCGCTCCTGCTCGTCGGCATCGCCGCAGCCGTGGCGCCGTTCCGGCGCAGCTTCTATCGCGACACACGTCTCGTCCGCGAGCCCTTCACGGCGAGCTGGCTCGCCGCCGTGGCCTCGCTCGCGGCGTGCGCGATCACGCTCGCGCTGTTCGCCCATCTCCGCCGCGACCGGAGCGACGAGACCTGGTTGTCGGTGGTGCTCGCCGCCGACACGCCCTGGTCGCTGCGCGCCACGATCGGGCTCGGCGTGGCGCTGCTCGTGTTCGCCCTGTGGCGTCTGTTGCGGCCGGCGCGAATCGAGGTCCACCCGCTTGATCCTGCCACGCGGGCGCGGCTTGCCGCGCTCGGCCATGCCGCGCCTGTGGCGCGCGAGGCGGACGGGGTGGTGTTCGGCGAGGCCGGCAAGGCGGCGATCGCCTTCCGCAGGCTTCCCGGGATCTGGCTCGGCCTCGGCGACCCGGCGGGCGACGAGCACGATCGGATCTCCGCGATCTGGCGCTTCCGCGATCTGTGCGACCAGGAGGGGGTCGACCCCGCCTTCTGGCGGGTCGGGCCGGACCTCCTCCACGTCTATGGTGACATCGGGCTCACCGCCTTTCCGCTGACGGAGTCGGATCGTCTCGCCGAGGAGACGGAGGGGGACACGCCGCCGGCCGAGCACTACATGGTGTGCAAGGCGGAGCGGGACCTGCTCCGCCTCCTTCCGCTCGTACCGGCTCTGGCACGCGGCGGGCGGGCGGAGCCTGCGCCGGTCGGGTGA